CTGCAGGCGCTCCGAGCCACCCAGCCCGTGGCCGCTGTTTACAAGGACACGCGCTTCCTGACAATGACGCGAGccgcctcctccccttccccacgcTCCAGAAGGGGGGCGCGGGGGCCTGGCTCGGGCGACAGCCAATCAGAGCGCACTTCCGCGGCTGACAACCGTGGTATAAAGGCTTGTGGCTCTGGCGGAGCGGCCGGGACCTTGAGCACGGCCAGGCCAGCACTGGAGCCAGCAGGGAGCAGGGAGCAAGGGGGAAGCGACACCAAGAAAAGGAGCGCGCCAGAGAGGGGCAGAAGGGCTCGAGAAGCCGCACAGAGCTTCCTCGCACAGCCTCCGACTGGCCTTTCCCGACCAGTGCCAGCCCTCAGGAACGTTCGTCCAGACACCTGATACAGGCACAGCCGCGGACTGCGCGCGGCTCGCTGCAGCGAGGCCCGGGGCGGCCCCGCAGGGACCCCCTCAGACCGCCCGGGCCGCCCGGATGTGCACTAAAATGGAACAGCCCTTCTACCACGACGACTCATACGCAGCGGCGGGATACGGCCGGACCCCGGGCGGCCTCTCTCTACACGACTACAAACTCCTGAAACCCAGCCTGGCGCTCAACCTGGCCGACCCCTACCGAAATCTCAAAGCACCCGGTGCGCGGGGTCCCGGCCCAGAGGGCAACGGCGGAGGCAGCTACTTTTCCAGCCAGGGTTCGGACACAGGCGCGTCGCTCAAGCTAGCCTCATCGGAGCTGGAGCGCCTGATCGTCCCCAACAGCAACGGCGTGATCACGACGACGCCCACGCCCCCGGGGCAGTACTTTTACCCCCGCGGGGGTGGCAGCGGTGGAGGTGCGGGGGGCGCAGGGGGCGGTGTCACTGAGGAGCAGGAAGGTTTCGCCGACGGCTTTGTAAAAGCGCTGGACGACCTGCACAAGATGAACCACGTGACGCCCCCCAACGTGTCCCTGGGCGCCAGCGGGGGCCCCCCAGCCGGACCCGGGAGCGTCTACGCCGGCCCGGAGCCGCCGCCAGTCTACACCAACCTCAGCAGCTATTCTCCGGCCTCTGCGCCCTCCGGAGGAGCCGGGGCCGCCGTCGGGACAGGGAGCTCCTACCCGACGGCCACCATCAGCTACCTCCCACACGCGCCGCCCTTCGCCGGCGGCCACCCGGCGCAGCTGGGCCTGGGCCGTGGCGCCTCCGCCTTCAAGGAGGAACCGCAGACCGTGCCTGAGGCGCGCAGCCGCGATGCCACGCCGCCGGTGTCCCCCATCAACATGGAAGACCAGGAGCGCATCAAAGTAGAGCGCAAGCGGCTGCGAAACCGGCTGGCGGCCACCAAGTGCCGGAAGCGGAAGCTGGAGCGCATCGCGCGCCTGGAGGACAAGGTGAAGACACTCAAGGCGGAGAACGCGGGGCTGTCCAGCACTGCCGGCCTCCTCCGGGAGCAGGTGGCCCAGCTCAAACAGAAGGTCATGACCCACGTCAGCAACGGCTGCCAACTGCTGCTTGGGGTCAAGGGACACGCCTTCTGAGCGCCCCCTTATCCCCCGTACGGACATTTCCCCAACCTGGACGGCTGGGCGCACGCCTCCCATGGGGCGAGGGGGCAGGCGGTGGGCACTGGCCCTGGGGCCTGAGGACGCTACAAACCACACTGGACTCCTGCTCGCCCGCTCTGCGCCCAGTCCTTCCACCTCAACGTTTACAAGCCCCCcttccactatttttttttttttatttttttttctgcagaacTCAATTCATATTGAATataatatatttgtgtatttaacagggaggggaggagggggcgatTGCGGCGGAGCTGGTTCCACCGCCCGGTACTCTAGTCCTCGGGGATACTGGGGAGGggacccccgccccctgccctcccctctctgaACCGTACTGTGAAGAAACACGCAGTCGGTTTCTAAAGGATTTATTTTAAGCTTTGTTTATGTGTGAGTTCGTTTATTGTCCTTTTTATTGAAtctatttaagtaaaaaaaaaaaagttctttattaatttctgttgtcttttttttcaagCCGGGCGGGCGGAGGGAGGGGAGTACtgggcagcccccaccccacggTTGTTTGTGGCTTGCTCCTGTAACCGTGTCAACCTCGCCAGTTCTGTTCAGGCATCTTGCGTCCTCAGCCCGGGTATCCAACCCTTCTCGCGTCTCCTGATCTCCCGGATTGGAAGGTCCAGGGTGGGTACACAGTccagccacccccccaccccacccccagcgccAGGGGACAGGATGCCTGGGGCGAAACGCTCAGCGCGCAGGCGCGGCACCGCCCAGCCGCGCGCTCCGGGGCTTTCCCCGCTGACGCTGCGGAAGCGCTGTCCAAACATGGGCCGATTCTGCCCAGTGACGCGACAGCGGTCTCCGGGCAGATTCCGGGAATCCCCTCCCCCGCTCTGCCGGGCAGGGCTGCGGCGCCGGGAAGGGGGCCGGGATTTTCCCAGGCTGGCTGCTACTGAGGCCCGGAAAGCCCCAGGCCTGGGTCCAGAGCGTCCGCGGTGGGCGGGCCGCGCTCCAGAGCCCCAGGAGCCACCCCAGAGTTTCCCCCATCGGGCTGGCCCCTGGGTCCTGCCCAGCCCACGCCCGCTGCGTTTGACCTGACCCGGGCGAGGGGATGCAGTTGCCTGCTCGTCGTTGCCACCGcgatcccctccccacccccgccaggaAGGGCGGTGCCCGCCTGCCAGTTTCCCCTCCCGGGTGCCAGGCCGGGAGCGGGGCGACTGCCAGGTCTGGTCCTGCCGGGGCGGCTGCTCGGGCCGccgggcgccgccgccgccctcgCACGGGGCTGCCTCCCCCGCAGCTAGGACGGGTGGGAGGGCGGCTGGCGAGCCCCGATGGGGATCTGGCTGGCTTCGGAGCTGGAAGCCCCCAGTACAGCAGAGAAAAACACAAACTGAGAAACCAGGCCACAGGGCCTAGGTGCGGTAGAACAGACGCTTcattaatttgtttataaaatactgAACGACCCGGTCGTGGAGTCACTAGCTGGACCAGGgcagacagacaataaacaagcaaacatgaTTTGGAGATGGTGGTTAGtgccaggaagagaaaaaaaaaaaaaaaaaactggtcacAATGGTCGTGATGGAACAGGGGAGCTGAGCTGCTTTGGAGAATAAATTGGGAACACGAAACTTTAGTGAGGCGATTTTTCAGCTGACCCCTGAGAAAATCCTGAGTAAGAGAGTTCTGCCAGAGAGAATAGTACATGCAAAGTTTCTGTGGCCAGAACAAGATCAGCCTGTTAAAGAACACCAAGAAGCCACTGTGCTTCACTGGAGTGAACCCACGGAGGTGGAGATGAGGTCAGGGAAGACCACGTAGGGCCTTGTGGAGGAGTATAGATAAAATTCCAAGGCcgaggacttccctcgtggtccagtggctaagaatccgcctgctggtgcaggggactcgagtttgattcctggtttgggaagattccacatgctgtggagcaactaagccagtgtggtGTGTGGCTACTCCTGAAGCCAGTGCTCTAGGGCCCCTGCTTCAGaagagaagcccatgtgctgcaactagagtagccccacTCTCTGTGACTAGAGAAAGCCAACACTCAGCAGTGAAGGCCTAGTGCAgtcaaaataatttacaaattttaaaaacaatagaataaaaaCTCCAGGACTGAGATGAGTGACTTTGGAGGGCATTAGGCTGGAGTACTACTAATGGTGGTgggggtttagtcactaagccacgtctgactctttagtgaccccatggactgtagtctgccaggctcctctgtccatgggattttccaggccaagaatactggactgggttgccatttcctcctccaggagatcttcttgactcagggatcgaacctgcaacttctgcattacaggcaaattctttactgactaaccCACTAGGGAAGCTTAATAATGGGTCTATGGATTAAATGAGCATGTCAGTCCTGTGGAAGGAAACGAGGACTAAGAATGGCAACACCACTTGCCTGAAAAAGTACAGTGTCAAACTTCGCACCTTAGGACACTGTGTTGCTCCTAACACCTGCCTTCTTGTGTAACCCTCACCCTTCCATTTCAGGGACAGGACATAGACTTTCCAACCTCTGGTGGTACAGAAATTGCAGCAGAACTATGCATGTACCTCAAGCTCCCACTCTTGGTTTTACTTTCAGGATTGGGTCCCCACCTTCTTCCAGTCCCAGGGACCTGGTCCTAATAACCATTAATAGAGCCCTGATCTTCACGTACTTCTCTCTTTTAACATGCATTGTCTTCATTCCCATTGGTCGTCTTTATTCCCGTTTTGCTATTGAAAAGACCCAGGGAAGACCACAGCTCCTAAGCGGCTTTTTAACCCAGGCTGGCCGCTGTTAAGGTGTGGGAGCTGCCCCGTCTGGCCAGGTTTCAGGTCGTAAGGCAGCCTGGGACTTGCTCCCTGCAAGGGGCAACAGCGCCAACCTCCTCACCTTCAGGCCACGGAGAAAGGAAGCAGCGAGCATGAAGCAAGGCTGCCACCTTGTGGTGGAGACCGGTAACTACAATGTCAGTTTCCCAGACCACAGCCTGGAGAAAGCTGCCGGGGGTGGTACCACACCAGGACAAACCACACAAACACAAGACTCAGATCTGTCCCTAATGCTTTATTAGTCACCTATAGGCCTGTTCTCAGTTATGTGGGCTCCAAGGAGGGGGTCACCATTCACCAGCTCGAAGTTTGAGAAGGACTTGGCCTAACCCTCTGTGGTCATGGACTGTGGAGTCTGAAGGAGCAGGTCTGGCATTTCCTGGGTCAGTACAGGACACAGGTAGGGGCCTAGAGGCGGGCCAAGAGCCCAGGCGTGACACCATCTGCCAGCCTAGTTGTGTTTGGAGAAATATTCCTTGCTGTCGTCCACGTTGGGCTTGATCGTGTCACTGCCTGGTGTCCAGCCGGCGGGGCAGACTGTGGAAAAACAGGGATGCACGTGTGATGCTAGAGTGCCATGTTCAAGGGAGGGCAGTAGTGAGGGGACAGAGAGAGGCGCCAGAGCATGAGCTGCAGAAGAAAAAGCCTAGAGCCAAGTGGTCCAGGCCTAAGACCATGCCACATGATG
This genomic window from Cervus canadensis isolate Bull #8, Minnesota chromosome 4, ASM1932006v1, whole genome shotgun sequence contains:
- the JUNB gene encoding transcription factor jun-B translates to MCTKMEQPFYHDDSYAAAGYGRTPGGLSLHDYKLLKPSLALNLADPYRNLKAPGARGPGPEGNGGGSYFSSQGSDTGASLKLASSELERLIVPNSNGVITTTPTPPGQYFYPRGGGSGGGAGGAGGGVTEEQEGFADGFVKALDDLHKMNHVTPPNVSLGASGGPPAGPGSVYAGPEPPPVYTNLSSYSPASAPSGGAGAAVGTGSSYPTATISYLPHAPPFAGGHPAQLGLGRGASAFKEEPQTVPEARSRDATPPVSPINMEDQERIKVERKRLRNRLAATKCRKRKLERIARLEDKVKTLKAENAGLSSTAGLLREQVAQLKQKVMTHVSNGCQLLLGVKGHAF